A stretch of Prunus dulcis chromosome 6, ALMONDv2, whole genome shotgun sequence DNA encodes these proteins:
- the LOC117629525 gene encoding uncharacterized protein LOC117629525 isoform X2, with translation MDDYYKRSGQIPAFGDWDYANELPITQYFECARQAGLIRFSSSSGESADAYVHPADLYAVNHLNKPKPSRKQQAATTRVGTREKRGPRAHVTEQKKQQAKVCDVTQPPTKHYEYQVQQSNRTRSNDAVPRVPPRFPTRPPKPVDEDLYKIPPELLHKTKRKKMLGLLCCLVPACAS, from the exons atggAT GACTACTATAAAAGGAGTGGTCAAATACCGGCATTTGGAGACTGGGATTATGCAAACGAACTGCCAATCACCCAGTATTTCGAGTGCGCAAGACAGGCCGGTTTGATCAGATTCAGCTCTTCCTCTGGTGAAAGTGCTGATGCCTACGTGCATCCTGCTGACTTGTATGCTGTTAATCATCTCAACAAGCCTAAACCCTCTCGAAAG CAGCAGGCAGCAACAACAAGAGTAGGGACGAGGGAAAAGCGAGGCCCGCGTGCGCATGTCACGGAGCAAAAGAAGCAGCAAGCTAAGGTCTGTGACGTGACGCAACCGCCAACTAAACACTACGAATATCAAGTTCAACAATCAAATCGCACTCGCTCGAACGACGCCGTTCCGAGAGTACCCCCTCGTTTCCCCACTAGGCCTCCAAAGCCCGTGGACGAAGATCTCTACAAAATCCCCCCTGAGCTTCTCCATAAGACCAAGCGG aaGAAAATGCTGGGATTGCTTTGTTGCTTGGTGCCAGCATGTGCTTCATGA
- the LOC117630876 gene encoding U-box domain-containing protein 9-like isoform X1, translating into MARTGVLEETETETESDSSMLVAKAMEIKKQLERLVKAIVDEDDYRVETADEAIRALSSLKGLKLKKSLSFKPDGHGNLLDVPEDFRCPISGELMKDPVVLATGQTYDRPFIQRWLNEGNRTCPQTKQVLSHTVLTPNHLVQEMISQWCREHGMELPKPVQDIDEEVVTNADRGYLNSLLQKMSSSLSDQKEAAKELRLLTKRSSPFRALFGESIETIPQLLSPLSPGQADTDPDLQEDLITTLLNLSIHDNNKRLVAEHPLVIPLLIESLISGTIQTKSNAAATFFTLAAIDSSKIIIGTSGALNPLIDLLDEGHPLAMKDVASAIFSLCSVLENKGRAINAGAVKVILQKIMDRVLVAELLAILAMLSSHQKAVQEMCELGTVSCLFGIIRESGCEHNKENCIAILYTICFADRTKLKEIKEEEMANGTVSRLARTGTSRAKRKASGILERLNKTGSITHTA; encoded by the exons ATGGCCAGGACAGGTGTCTTGGAGGAGACTGAGACTGAGACTGAGAGTGACTCGTCTATGTTGGTAGCAAAGGCCATGGAGATAAAGAAGCAGTTGGAGAGACTGGTCAAGGCCATTGTTGATGAAGATGACTATAGGGTTGAGACTGCTGATGAGGCTATCAGAGCCTTGTCTTCTTTGAAGGGCTTGAAGCTAAAAAAGTCTCTGTCGTTCAAACCTGATGGCCATGGCAATCTTCTTGATGTTCCTGAAGACTTCAGATGTCCCATCTCTGGAGAACTCATGAAGGACCCTGTTGTCTTGGCCACTGGACAG ACTTATGACCGACCATTCATCCAGAGGTGGTTGAATGAAGGCAACCGAACATGCCCTCAAACAAAGCAAGTCCTCTCTCATACTGTCCTTACCCCTAATCATCTGGTTCAAGAAATGATTTCACAATGGTGCAGGGAGCATGGAATGGAGCTTCCAAAACCTGTTCAGGATATTGATGAGGAAGTTGTCACCAATGCAGACCGGGGATATCTAAATTCATTGCTTCAGAAGATGTCATCATCCCTATCTGATCAGAAAGAAGCAGCAAAAGAGCTTCGACTGCTAACAAAGCGAAGTTCACCATTTCGGGCACTTTTTGGTGAGTCTATTGAGACCATTCCACAATTGCTCAGTCCACTTTCACCAGGCCAGGCTGATACTGATCCTGATCTTCAAGAAGATTTGATCACTACACTACTAAACCTTTCAATTCATGATAATAACAAAAGATTGGTTGCAGAGCATCCCTTGGTCATTCCTCTGCTTATTGAATCCTTAATATCTGGAAccattcaaacaaaaagcaatGCTGCTGCAACTTTCTTCACATTAGCAGCCATTGATTCCAGCAAGATTATTATAGGAACGTCTGGTGCTCTCAATCCTTTGATTGACCTTTTAGATGAGGGGCATCCACTGGCCATGAAAGATGTTGCTTCAGCCATATTCAGCTTGTGTagtgttcttgaaaataaaggAAGGGCCATCAATGCTGGAGCAGTCAAGGTAATTCTGCAGAAGATAATGGATCGCGTGTTAGTTGCGGAGTTGTTGGCTATACTTGCTATGCTTTCTAGCCATCAGAAGGCTGTTCAGGAAATGTGCGAGCTTGGCACTGTATCTTGCTTGTTTGGCATCATAAGGGAGAGCGGTTGTGAGCACAACAAGGAGAATTGTATTGCAATCCTTTACACCATCTGCTTTGCTGATCGGAccaaattgaaggaaattaaGGAAGAGGAAATGGCCAATGGTACAGTTTCCAGACTTGCACGGACCGGGACTTCGAGGGCCAAGAGAAAGGCCAGTGGAATTCTTGAGAGGCTGAATAAGACTGGCTCAATAACGCACACTGCTTGa
- the LOC117630876 gene encoding U-box domain-containing protein 9-like isoform X2 has product MKHGVLEETETETESDSSMLVAKAMEIKKQLERLVKAIVDEDDYRVETADEAIRALSSLKGLKLKKSLSFKPDGHGNLLDVPEDFRCPISGELMKDPVVLATGQTYDRPFIQRWLNEGNRTCPQTKQVLSHTVLTPNHLVQEMISQWCREHGMELPKPVQDIDEEVVTNADRGYLNSLLQKMSSSLSDQKEAAKELRLLTKRSSPFRALFGESIETIPQLLSPLSPGQADTDPDLQEDLITTLLNLSIHDNNKRLVAEHPLVIPLLIESLISGTIQTKSNAAATFFTLAAIDSSKIIIGTSGALNPLIDLLDEGHPLAMKDVASAIFSLCSVLENKGRAINAGAVKVILQKIMDRVLVAELLAILAMLSSHQKAVQEMCELGTVSCLFGIIRESGCEHNKENCIAILYTICFADRTKLKEIKEEEMANGTVSRLARTGTSRAKRKASGILERLNKTGSITHTA; this is encoded by the exons ATGAAGCATG GTGTCTTGGAGGAGACTGAGACTGAGACTGAGAGTGACTCGTCTATGTTGGTAGCAAAGGCCATGGAGATAAAGAAGCAGTTGGAGAGACTGGTCAAGGCCATTGTTGATGAAGATGACTATAGGGTTGAGACTGCTGATGAGGCTATCAGAGCCTTGTCTTCTTTGAAGGGCTTGAAGCTAAAAAAGTCTCTGTCGTTCAAACCTGATGGCCATGGCAATCTTCTTGATGTTCCTGAAGACTTCAGATGTCCCATCTCTGGAGAACTCATGAAGGACCCTGTTGTCTTGGCCACTGGACAG ACTTATGACCGACCATTCATCCAGAGGTGGTTGAATGAAGGCAACCGAACATGCCCTCAAACAAAGCAAGTCCTCTCTCATACTGTCCTTACCCCTAATCATCTGGTTCAAGAAATGATTTCACAATGGTGCAGGGAGCATGGAATGGAGCTTCCAAAACCTGTTCAGGATATTGATGAGGAAGTTGTCACCAATGCAGACCGGGGATATCTAAATTCATTGCTTCAGAAGATGTCATCATCCCTATCTGATCAGAAAGAAGCAGCAAAAGAGCTTCGACTGCTAACAAAGCGAAGTTCACCATTTCGGGCACTTTTTGGTGAGTCTATTGAGACCATTCCACAATTGCTCAGTCCACTTTCACCAGGCCAGGCTGATACTGATCCTGATCTTCAAGAAGATTTGATCACTACACTACTAAACCTTTCAATTCATGATAATAACAAAAGATTGGTTGCAGAGCATCCCTTGGTCATTCCTCTGCTTATTGAATCCTTAATATCTGGAAccattcaaacaaaaagcaatGCTGCTGCAACTTTCTTCACATTAGCAGCCATTGATTCCAGCAAGATTATTATAGGAACGTCTGGTGCTCTCAATCCTTTGATTGACCTTTTAGATGAGGGGCATCCACTGGCCATGAAAGATGTTGCTTCAGCCATATTCAGCTTGTGTagtgttcttgaaaataaaggAAGGGCCATCAATGCTGGAGCAGTCAAGGTAATTCTGCAGAAGATAATGGATCGCGTGTTAGTTGCGGAGTTGTTGGCTATACTTGCTATGCTTTCTAGCCATCAGAAGGCTGTTCAGGAAATGTGCGAGCTTGGCACTGTATCTTGCTTGTTTGGCATCATAAGGGAGAGCGGTTGTGAGCACAACAAGGAGAATTGTATTGCAATCCTTTACACCATCTGCTTTGCTGATCGGAccaaattgaaggaaattaaGGAAGAGGAAATGGCCAATGGTACAGTTTCCAGACTTGCACGGACCGGGACTTCGAGGGCCAAGAGAAAGGCCAGTGGAATTCTTGAGAGGCTGAATAAGACTGGCTCAATAACGCACACTGCTTGa
- the LOC117629525 gene encoding uncharacterized protein LOC117629525 isoform X1 — translation MDQDYYKRSGQIPAFGDWDYANELPITQYFECARQAGLIRFSSSSGESADAYVHPADLYAVNHLNKPKPSRKQQAATTRVGTREKRGPRAHVTEQKKQQAKVCDVTQPPTKHYEYQVQQSNRTRSNDAVPRVPPRFPTRPPKPVDEDLYKIPPELLHKTKRKKMLGLLCCLVPACAS, via the exons atggAT CAGGACTACTATAAAAGGAGTGGTCAAATACCGGCATTTGGAGACTGGGATTATGCAAACGAACTGCCAATCACCCAGTATTTCGAGTGCGCAAGACAGGCCGGTTTGATCAGATTCAGCTCTTCCTCTGGTGAAAGTGCTGATGCCTACGTGCATCCTGCTGACTTGTATGCTGTTAATCATCTCAACAAGCCTAAACCCTCTCGAAAG CAGCAGGCAGCAACAACAAGAGTAGGGACGAGGGAAAAGCGAGGCCCGCGTGCGCATGTCACGGAGCAAAAGAAGCAGCAAGCTAAGGTCTGTGACGTGACGCAACCGCCAACTAAACACTACGAATATCAAGTTCAACAATCAAATCGCACTCGCTCGAACGACGCCGTTCCGAGAGTACCCCCTCGTTTCCCCACTAGGCCTCCAAAGCCCGTGGACGAAGATCTCTACAAAATCCCCCCTGAGCTTCTCCATAAGACCAAGCGG aaGAAAATGCTGGGATTGCTTTGTTGCTTGGTGCCAGCATGTGCTTCATGA
- the LOC117629525 gene encoding uncharacterized protein LOC117629525 isoform X3: MDQDYYKRSGQIPAFGDWDYANELPITQYFECARQAGLIRFSSSSGESADAYVHPADLYAVNHLNKPKPSRKQAATTRVGTREKRGPRAHVTEQKKQQAKVCDVTQPPTKHYEYQVQQSNRTRSNDAVPRVPPRFPTRPPKPVDEDLYKIPPELLHKTKRKKMLGLLCCLVPACAS; this comes from the exons atggAT CAGGACTACTATAAAAGGAGTGGTCAAATACCGGCATTTGGAGACTGGGATTATGCAAACGAACTGCCAATCACCCAGTATTTCGAGTGCGCAAGACAGGCCGGTTTGATCAGATTCAGCTCTTCCTCTGGTGAAAGTGCTGATGCCTACGTGCATCCTGCTGACTTGTATGCTGTTAATCATCTCAACAAGCCTAAACCCTCTCGAAAG CAGGCAGCAACAACAAGAGTAGGGACGAGGGAAAAGCGAGGCCCGCGTGCGCATGTCACGGAGCAAAAGAAGCAGCAAGCTAAGGTCTGTGACGTGACGCAACCGCCAACTAAACACTACGAATATCAAGTTCAACAATCAAATCGCACTCGCTCGAACGACGCCGTTCCGAGAGTACCCCCTCGTTTCCCCACTAGGCCTCCAAAGCCCGTGGACGAAGATCTCTACAAAATCCCCCCTGAGCTTCTCCATAAGACCAAGCGG aaGAAAATGCTGGGATTGCTTTGTTGCTTGGTGCCAGCATGTGCTTCATGA